Proteins co-encoded in one Leptidea sinapis chromosome 16, ilLepSina1.1, whole genome shotgun sequence genomic window:
- the LOC126968631 gene encoding carbonyl reductase [NADPH] 3-like codes for MADIVAVVTGANKGIGLAIVKELCRRSVNVVYLTARNNQRGNEAIESLRNIGFHPKFHQLDITDKNSCKIFADFMKEAHGGIDIIINNAAITTSDFYKTTFEDAKSVIDVNYYGLINVQEFIFPILNSNARVINVSSSCGIISNLTDCYWIEQLTKDDMKLDDINDFIKWYLESVQNESIQEEDHFIETTAVAYRVSKIAITALTVLQQKEVGRGISVNCIHPGYVKTDLTKRTGYMTADDAAIAPVFLALDIDQSVKGKFFWFDKTEKDWRDPKLNLYCAFAEVEKCFREQLNMD; via the coding sequence ATGGCAGACATAGTGGCAGTAGTAACTGGTGCTAATAAAGGCATAGGATTGGCTATAGTTAAAGAACTCTGCAGGCGTAGTGTAAATGTAGTGTATTTAACAGCAAGAAATAATCAACGAGGTAATGAAGCTATTGAAAGCTTAAGAAACATTGGGTTTCATCCTAAATTCCATCAACTGGATATTACAGACAAGAACAGTTGTAAAATATTTGCTGATTTTATGAAAGAAGCCCATGGTGGTATCgatattattatcaacaatGCAGCAATCACTACTTCAGATTTTTACAAGACAACCTTTGAAGATGCGAAGAGTGTTATTGATGTAAATTATTACGGACTTATAAACGTGCAAGAATTTATATTTCCGATACTCAATAGCAACGCTCGAGTTATAAATGTATCCAGTAGTTGTGgtattatatcaaatttaacGGATTGCTATTGGATTGAACAACTCACTAAAGATGATATGAAATTGGACgatattaatgattttataaagtGGTATCTGGAATCTGTACAGAACGAAAGCATACAAGAAGAAGATCATTTTATTGAAACTACAGCTGTCGCGTACAGGGTTTCTAAAATAGCTATTACAGCATTAACAGTACTGCAGCAAAAAGAAGTGGGAAGAGGTATATCAGTAAATTGCATTCACCCTGGCTATGTTAAAACAGACTTGACAAAACGTACAGGCTACATGACAGCAGACGATGCTGCGATAGCTCCAGTATTTTTGGCCCTGGACATAGACCAATCTGTAAAAGGAAAGTTTTTTTGGTTTGATAAAACAGAAAAGGACTGGAGGGACCCCAAACTGAACTTATACTGTGCTTTTGCTGAGGTCGAAAAATGTTTTAGAGAACAGTTAAATATGGACTAA